One genomic window of Punica granatum isolate Tunisia-2019 chromosome 1, ASM765513v2, whole genome shotgun sequence includes the following:
- the LOC116192226 gene encoding serine/threonine-protein phosphatase 2A activator produces MESEDHGHSPKSPRTPTSADDCTDSSGVAHSHGTCAKCGGPTAYPSAPQGFPGISPPPTYRPIRAPAINLSSESLQSQQQAIMLAPVPQPQKVTLVSPPYDFQVPSKRIHSPDDIKRFHSSESAKNFLGFVAALSESIRGHKISDTCHQSRAVNSIVAILETLIRWVDEIPPAPQSARYGNVAYRTFHERLLEQSEPLMLTFLPNELKSSTIEIVPYFTDSFGNSSRIDFGTGHETNFAAWLYCLARMGIIKEEDYQAVVARVFVRYLELMRKLQLVYCLEPAGSHGVWGLDDYHFFPFIFGSAQLIDHKYMKPKSIHNEDILENFSNEYMYLSCIAFIKKVKKGLFAEHSPLLDDISGVPNWKKVNSGLLKMYKAEVLEKVPIMQHFLFGWLIKW; encoded by the coding sequence ATGGAGTCCGAAGACCACGGCCACTCTCCCAAGTCCCCTCGCACCCCAACCTCCGCCGACGACTGCACCGACTCCTCCGGTGTCGCCCACTCACATGGTACCTGCGCCAAGTGTGGCGGTCCCACCGCCTACCCGTCCGCGCCGCAGGGCTTCCCCGGCATCTCCCCGCCGCCGACCTACCGCCCCATCCGTGCCCCGGCCATCAACCTCTCCTCGGAGTCACTCCAATCCCAGCAACAGGCCATCATGCTCGCGCCCGTCCCTCAGCCCCAGAAAGTAACCCTAGTCTCCCCACCCTACGATTTCCAGGTTCCCTCCAAACGGATCCACTCCCCCGACGACATCAAGAGGTTCCACTCCTCAGAGTCGGCCAAGAACTTCCTCGGCTTCGTGGCGGCTCTCTCCGAGTCAATCCGCGGCCACAAGATCTCCGACACTTGTCACCAGTCCCGGGCAGTTAACTCAATCGTCGCTATCCTTGAAACCCTGATCCGCTGGGTCGATGAGATCCCTCCGGCTCCTCAGTCAGCTAGGTACGGTAATGTAGCCTATCGTACTTTTCACGAGCGTTTGCTCGAACAGAGTGAGCCCTTAATGCTTACATTTTTACCCAACGAGCTCAAGTCTTCGACTATCGAGATCGTCCCTTATTTCACGGATAGTTTCGGGAATTCTAGCCGAATCGATTTCGGCACTGGTCACGAGACCAATTTTGCTGCGTGGCTGTATTGCTTAGCTAGGATGGGGATCATTAAGGAAGAGGATTACCAAGCTGTGGTAGCTCGGGTTTTCGTTAGGTACCTGGAATTGATGAGGAAGCTGCAATTGGTCTACTGTCTAGAGCCTGCTGGGTCTCATGGGGTTTGGGGCCTGGATGATTACCATTTCTTTCCGTTCATCTTCGGGTCGGCGCAGTTGATCGATCACAAGTACATGAAGCCGAAATCGATTCACAATGAGGACATATTGGAGAACTTCTCCAATGAGTACATGTacctttcttgcatcgcattTATTaagaaggtgaagaagggccTGTTTGCGGAGCATTCGCCCCTGTTGGATGATATCAGCGGGGTGCCTAATTGGAAGAAGGTAAATAGTGGGTTGCTGAAGATGTACAAGGCTGAGGTGTTGGAGAAAGTCCCGATAATGCAACATTTCCTGTTCGGTTGGCTCATTAAATGGTAG